In Thunnus thynnus chromosome 4, fThuThy2.1, whole genome shotgun sequence, a genomic segment contains:
- the cass4 gene encoding cas scaffolding protein family member 4 — protein MNKLAKALYDNTAECADELAFRRGDIVTVMDQNVAGTSGWWMCSLYGRQGLAPANRLQLLPQTVTTAGSLSHVMEKHKLTDAKTDDSVQNIYQIPSVPRPSSNPAYERMDMIYKVPSTPSSASKSPIPLALKHSTEGPEGNKPSLLSPASSPKGDVYDVPSQARRASLFNASTTPKYTARKHSLIPISELEKRFDSPGSLRCSSPGDSYTYAVPPPLLQDPNYDIPIPSATEAQQKIVSGYSTLPNPCKPEWIYDVPMSSEKQKSKPQGTYDTMPSNAICRQLYDTLPSRARPIQRSSPTPSLYDIPKPSSLDISSPPKVLPRVPIYDKPPTQKLTEESVYAVPPKEEPLTQVLSDPPGDHIPLECRGDSISAHELTRVRLHRMRNFLSCTSFRDLPGSGESLVQEDDERGRTQRLSAVDSQRISTASSSSTSSCDSLALSSSSPEPLREVTLSQDEACRRLLDLQESICRTVPQLMEFVSSRWRSKEHLEKHLEEIKEAAEGIACSVTCFLNFALDIKGNARRLTDANLQTRLYKQLSIVEDSGVILQQTVSALNMAGWPLNTLCQDPGQVQTPDQLERFVMVARTVPEDVKRLVSIINANGKLLFRAPQKDPEPLNTTGQPEAKKIPDRSQQGGDIVEDDNDYVELQTKNDFEKQEKEVQKEPRENVTPVSNKAQADNKQHSSESSGGPEEHRPPSLSEHCRLYFGALHKAIGGFVGSLQDGQPPEKFISQSKLVIMVGQRLVDTLCREAQRVKSSQGLLCKSNHLCALLKQLAVATKKAALHFPDKQALHEAQEFAKELAQRAQHFRISLDI, from the exons atg AACAAACTTGCAAAGGCTCTGTATGACAACACTGCAGAGTGTGCAGATGAGCTGGCCTTCAGGAGGGGAGATATCGTCACGGTGATGGATCAAAATGTGGCTGGCACCAGTGGATGGTGGATGTGCTCTTTGTATGGGCGGCAAGGCCTGGCCCCTGCAAACAGACTGCAGCTCTTACCACAAACTGTAACCACTGCAGGCTCCTTAAGCCATGTcatggaaaaacacaaattaactGATGCTAAAACCGATGACAGTGTGCAGAATATCTACCAGATCCCCAGTGTACCCCGACCCTCCAGCAACCCTGCTTATGAACGTATGGACATGATCTACAAGGTCCCGTCTACTCCCTCATCAGCTTCAAAAAGTCCAATTCCCTTAGCACTTAAGCATAGCACAGAAGGTCCTGAAGGAAACAAG CCTTCACTGCTCAGCCCGGCATCCAGTCCTAAAGGAGATGTTTACGATGTCCCGAGCCAAGCGAGACGAGCCTCTCTTTTCAAT GCATCAACAACTCCAAAATATACAGCCCGAAAACACTCACTGATTCCAATTTCAGAGCTGGAGAAGAGATTTGACTCTCCGGGGAGTTTAAGGTGTAGCAGTCCAGGAGACTCTTAT ACATATGCAGTTCCGCCACCTCTGCTTCAGGACCCAAACTATGACATCCCTATTCCTTCGGCCACAGAGGCCCAACAGAAAATAGTCAGTGGTTACAGCACCCTTCCCAACCCCTGCAAGCCTGAATGGATCTATGATGTTCCAATGAGTTCtgagaaacaaaaaagtaaacCCCAAGGCACCTACGACACCATGCCCTCCAACGCCATCTGCAGGCAGCTCTATGACACTCTTCCGTCACGTGCACGGCCAATTCAAAGAAGCAGTCCAACTCCCTCACTTTATGATATACCAAAACCAAGTTCTCTTGACATCTCAAGTCCGCCCAAAGTGCTGCCAAGGGTCCCAATTTATGACAAGCCCCCAACTCAAAAGCTTACAGAGGAGTCAGTATACGCTGTCCCACCCAAGGAGGAACCCCTCACCCAAGTTCTCAGTGATCCCCCTGGTGATCATATACCTCTAGAGTGCAGGGGTGACTCAATCAGTGCTCATGAACTCACAAGGGTGCGTCTGCATCGGATGAGGAACTTCCTGTCCTGTACATCTTTCCGTGACCTTCCAGGGAGTGGGGAGTCACTGGTGCAGGAGGATGATGAACGAGGCAGGACCCAGCGTCTCTCTGCAGTAGACAGTCAAAGAATCAGCAcagcctccagctcctccaccagctcctgTGACTCTCTGGCTCTGAGCTCGTCTTCTCCGGAGCCTCTGCGAGAAGTGACACTTAGCCAGGATGAGGCTTGCCGCAGACTTCTAGACCTACAGGAGTCCATTTGCAGGACCGTACCCCAGCTCATGGAATTCGTAAGCAGTCGCTGGAGGAGCAAAGAACATCTGGAGAAACACCTGGAGGAGATCAAAGAAGCAGCAGAGGGGATTGCATGTTCTGTGACATGCTTTCTAAACTTTGCCCTGGACATTAAGGGCAATGCCCGACGTTTGACTGATGCCAACCTTCAGACCAGACTCTATAAACAGCTGTCCATTGTGGAGGACTCAGGTGTGATCCTACAACAAACTGTGAGTGCTCTGAACATGGCCGGCTGGCCCCTCAACACGCTTTGTCAGGACCCTGGGCAAGTGCAGACGCCTGACCAACTGGAGCGCTTTGTTATGGTTGCCCGCACTGTGCCAGAGGACGTCAAGCGCCTGGTGTCCATCATTAATGCCAATGGCAAGCTTCTGTTCAGAGCTCCTCAGAAGGATCCAGAGCCCCTTAACACCACAGGTCAGCCAGAAGCAAAGAAAATTCCAGACAGGAGTCAACAAGGAGGGGACATAGTGGAGGATGACAACGACTATGTAGAGCTACAG ACAAAGAATGATTTtgaaaagcaggaaaaggaaGTGCAGAAGGAACCAAGAGAAAATGTGACACCAGTCTCTAACAAGGCACAG GCTGATAACAAGCAGCATTCCTCTGAGTCTTCTGGTGGCCCAGAAGAACATCGACCACCTTCCCTGTCAGAGCACTGCCGGCTTTACTTTGGCGCTCTCCATAAGGCCATTGGGGGATTTGTTGGCAGCCTTCAGGATGGCCAGCCACCGGAAAAATTCATCTCACAAAGTAAGCTGGTGATCATGGTGGGCCAGAGACTGGTGGACACCCTGTGCAGGGAGGCCCAACGTGTAAAGTCCAGCCAGGGCCTTCTGTGTAAGAGCAACCACCTGTGTGCTCTCCTGAAGCAGCTGGCTGTGGCCACCAAGAAGGCCGCACTGCACTTCCCAGATAAGCAAGCTCTGCATGAAGCTCAAGAGTTTGCAAAGGAACTGGCCCAGAGAGCACAGCACTTTCGGATATCGCTTGATATTTGA